The following proteins come from a genomic window of Methanosarcina sp. MTP4:
- the gltA gene encoding NADPH-dependent glutamate synthase, whose translation MSEKTGEKQKTRTPMPEQPPEVRAGNFDEVALGYSKEDAIAEASRCLNCKEPKCVEGCPVNVDIPGFIKLICEEDFEGAIEKIKATNALPAICGRVCPQESQCEALCVLGKKSEPVAIGRLERFCADYEREKDISAPGAPGAPGAPEIPQPTDRTVAVVGSGPAGLTAAADLAKMGHKVTVFESLHKTGGVLSYGIPEFRLPKEIVKQEVEYIKRLGVEIKPNYIIGRIKTLDELCEEFDAVFLGTGAGLPKFMGIEGENLNGVYSANEFLTRVNLMKAYDPNYDTVVRRGKHVVVVGGGNVAMDSARSALRLGAEEVSVVYRRGEEEMPARREEIEHAKEEGITLRLLANPTRILGDDKFNVKGIECIKMELGEPDASGRRSPVPVEGSEFIIDADVVVIAIGTSPNPIIFKGSEGLDQNRRGTVVAEDETGATSKCGVFAGGDVVTGAATVISAMGAGKKAAKAIDEYLKEK comes from the coding sequence ATGAGCGAGAAAACAGGTGAGAAACAGAAAACCAGGACTCCGATGCCCGAGCAGCCCCCTGAGGTCAGGGCAGGAAATTTCGATGAGGTGGCTCTTGGCTATTCGAAAGAAGATGCAATTGCAGAAGCCTCCCGCTGCCTTAACTGCAAGGAGCCTAAATGTGTGGAAGGCTGCCCCGTAAATGTGGATATCCCGGGCTTTATCAAGCTGATCTGTGAAGAAGACTTTGAAGGGGCAATTGAAAAGATCAAGGCTACAAATGCTCTCCCCGCGATCTGCGGCAGGGTCTGTCCCCAGGAGTCCCAGTGCGAAGCCCTCTGTGTACTCGGGAAGAAGAGTGAACCCGTTGCCATCGGAAGGCTTGAACGTTTCTGTGCCGATTACGAGCGCGAAAAAGACATTAGTGCCCCCGGTGCCCCCGGTGCCCCCGGTGCCCCCGAAATCCCGCAACCCACGGACAGGACAGTGGCAGTTGTGGGCTCGGGCCCTGCTGGCCTCACCGCCGCAGCCGACCTGGCAAAAATGGGGCACAAAGTAACAGTCTTCGAGTCCCTGCACAAAACCGGAGGAGTCCTGAGTTACGGCATCCCTGAGTTCAGGCTTCCCAAGGAGATCGTAAAGCAGGAAGTCGAGTACATCAAACGACTCGGCGTTGAGATCAAGCCCAACTACATCATCGGCCGGATCAAGACCCTGGACGAGCTCTGCGAGGAATTCGACGCAGTCTTCCTGGGCACGGGTGCAGGTCTTCCCAAGTTCATGGGTATTGAAGGCGAAAACTTAAACGGCGTGTATTCCGCAAACGAATTCCTGACAAGGGTAAACCTCATGAAAGCCTACGACCCGAACTACGATACCGTGGTCAGGCGCGGGAAGCATGTGGTAGTCGTAGGGGGAGGAAACGTTGCAATGGACTCTGCCCGCTCGGCTCTCCGCCTGGGTGCCGAAGAAGTCAGTGTCGTCTACCGCCGCGGGGAGGAAGAAATGCCCGCCCGCAGGGAAGAAATCGAGCACGCAAAAGAAGAAGGTATCACCCTCAGGCTCCTTGCAAACCCGACCCGCATCCTTGGCGATGACAAATTCAACGTCAAAGGCATCGAATGCATCAAAATGGAACTCGGTGAACCCGACGCCTCAGGCAGGAGAAGCCCTGTCCCGGTAGAAGGCTCGGAATTCATCATCGACGCCGACGTGGTAGTCATAGCCATCGGCACCTCCCCGAACCCGATAATTTTCAAAGGTTCCGAAGGACTGGACCAGAACAGGAGAGGCACCGTAGTTGCTGAAGACGAAACCGGAGCGACCTCCAAGTGCGGAGTCTTTGCCGGCGGAGACGTCGTGACAGGAGCCGCAACCGTGATCAGCGCCATGGGTGCAGGGAAAAAGGCTGCAAAGGCTATTGACGAGTATTTGAAGGAAAAATGA
- a CDS encoding sulfide/dihydroorotate dehydrogenase-like FAD/NAD-binding protein: protein MAYKILEKEEIAPSVHRTVIDAPDVAKAAKAGQFIILKIDEEGERIPLTIADFNPEKGTITVIFQEMGKTTKQLGKLSAGDSLEDFVGPLGTPADIRKLGTVILVGGGVGVAPIYPQAKAYKEAGNRVLTIIGARNKDLLILEAEMQEASSELFIATDDGSKGHHGFVTEIMKDILDSDEPVARVVIIGPPIMMKVGAGMAAPYDVEILVSLNSIMVDGTGMCGGCRVTVGGETKFTCVDGPEFDARQVDFGELMNRLSMYRDDEAKATEEYEHKCRCGLH from the coding sequence ATGGCATATAAAATACTTGAGAAGGAAGAAATCGCCCCGTCGGTGCACCGGACGGTCATCGATGCCCCGGACGTGGCAAAGGCTGCAAAAGCCGGACAGTTTATAATCCTGAAAATAGATGAGGAGGGGGAAAGGATTCCCCTTACGATTGCGGACTTCAACCCTGAGAAAGGAACAATCACCGTAATTTTCCAGGAAATGGGCAAGACTACAAAGCAGCTTGGAAAGCTTTCCGCAGGGGACTCCCTGGAAGACTTTGTCGGACCCCTTGGGACTCCCGCAGACATCAGGAAACTGGGAACGGTCATCCTTGTTGGAGGCGGGGTAGGGGTTGCTCCGATCTATCCCCAGGCAAAGGCATACAAAGAAGCGGGCAACAGGGTACTCACCATTATCGGCGCCCGCAACAAAGACCTCCTCATCCTTGAAGCTGAGATGCAGGAAGCCAGCTCCGAACTGTTCATTGCAACCGATGACGGGTCCAAAGGGCACCACGGTTTCGTGACCGAGATCATGAAGGATATCCTGGACAGCGACGAACCGGTGGCAAGGGTAGTGATTATAGGCCCCCCCATCATGATGAAGGTAGGCGCGGGAATGGCAGCACCTTACGATGTGGAAATCCTGGTCAGCCTTAACTCCATCATGGTGGACGGCACGGGCATGTGCGGCGGCTGCAGGGTGACTGTAGGTGGGGAGACAAAGTTTACCTGCGTGGACGGGCCCGAGTTCGACGCACGGCAGGTGGACTTCGGCGAACTCATGAACCGGCTTTCCATGTACCGGGACGATGAGGCAAAGGCCACAGAAGAATACGAACATAAATGCAGGTGCGGCCTGCACTAA
- a CDS encoding helix-turn-helix transcriptional regulator, giving the protein MKFFKALGDETRLTILSYLLKHNYCACDFTPFTGKTQTTVSKHLKVLLEAGILKYEKRGRNIIYSIRDEDTRELLLVLGIGELEPCCERQEGSPGCCKGLND; this is encoded by the coding sequence GTGAAATTTTTCAAAGCACTTGGGGACGAAACAAGGCTCACTATTCTCTCCTACCTGCTGAAACACAACTACTGCGCCTGCGATTTCACGCCTTTTACCGGGAAAACCCAGACCACGGTTTCAAAACATCTGAAAGTGTTGCTTGAAGCCGGGATCTTGAAGTATGAAAAGCGGGGGCGCAATATCATTTACAGTATCAGGGATGAGGATACAAGGGAATTGCTGCTGGTCCTCGGAATCGGAGAGCTGGAACCTTGCTGTGAAAGGCAGGAAGGTTCTCCGGGATGTTGTAAGGGTCTGAATGACTGA
- the arsM gene encoding arsenite methyltransferase — protein sequence MDSSEKKQIIKLKYGEIAMSGGSCCCSSECCGNTGTEEISKSLGYSGKEVGSVPEANLGLGCGNPTAFAELKEGDLVLDLGSGAGFDCFLAVQKVGNTGKVIGVDMTEEMVEKARANALKYGYPNVEFRLGDIEALPLDSGSVDIIISNCVINLAPDKEKVFRGAYRVLKPGGRMYISDMVLLAELPKEMQENEDLLVGCVAGAVLKEEYLRLLKEAGFAIEILAEDSDISNRQYGGLPVESLKLKALK from the coding sequence ATGGATTCCAGTGAAAAAAAGCAGATTATCAAGCTGAAATACGGTGAAATTGCAATGTCAGGTGGCTCCTGCTGCTGCAGCAGTGAGTGTTGCGGAAATACTGGCACTGAAGAGATCTCGAAAAGCCTCGGTTATTCCGGAAAAGAAGTCGGTTCAGTTCCTGAGGCCAACCTGGGGCTGGGCTGCGGGAACCCTACGGCTTTCGCAGAACTTAAAGAAGGGGACCTGGTCCTGGACCTGGGTTCAGGTGCCGGATTTGACTGTTTCCTGGCTGTGCAGAAGGTCGGGAACACCGGAAAGGTCATCGGCGTTGACATGACCGAAGAGATGGTGGAAAAGGCCAGGGCAAATGCCCTGAAATACGGATATCCGAACGTTGAGTTCCGCCTGGGGGACATCGAAGCCCTTCCTCTTGACTCTGGTTCGGTGGACATTATCATCAGCAACTGCGTAATCAACCTCGCCCCTGACAAAGAAAAGGTTTTCAGGGGAGCTTACCGCGTCCTGAAGCCGGGGGGAAGGATGTACATCTCGGATATGGTCCTTCTGGCTGAACTTCCTAAAGAGATGCAGGAAAATGAAGACCTTCTGGTAGGCTGCGTGGCAGGAGCGGTCCTTAAAGAGGAGTATCTCAGGCTTTTGAAAGAAGCTGGTTTTGCCATTGAAATCCTGGCAGAAGATTCCGATATCAGTAACAGGCAGTATGGTGGGCTTCCGGTTGAGAGCCTCAAGTTAAAGGCTTTGAAGTAA
- a CDS encoding NosD domain-containing protein: MGDDDYKDYSSIQEAVDAAKAGDIVYVYSGLYRENVDLEKEITIRSISGTPENFIVKAKDPGDHVFHVKANNVTISGFSIKGASGPEKAGIYLESTRGTMISNNRLSDNRLGIFLSDSNTNMLNVNEISGNDVGIYLQASRDNWVINNKAKENVRKGIFLQASDENRLTGNILLLNDEFGLVLTDSSKNLIYNNFFQNAANVGYDGINLENVWNTEKKRGTSIAGGPYTGGNYWTDAESTALCIGEDKNDDGLCDVSYDLGEGNIDHMPLILSSTRVQASPYILTLPLLVFGIFSLWLVVFVTKKVMGWGETLDHDFDDDDE; encoded by the coding sequence GTGGGGGATGACGATTACAAGGACTATTCTTCTATTCAGGAGGCTGTGGATGCCGCGAAGGCCGGGGACATTGTATATGTTTACAGCGGACTTTACAGGGAAAACGTGGACCTTGAAAAGGAAATTACCATCCGTTCGATCTCGGGCACTCCGGAGAATTTCATCGTAAAAGCTAAAGACCCCGGTGACCATGTTTTTCACGTTAAGGCCAATAATGTAACGATAAGCGGCTTTTCCATAAAAGGAGCTTCTGGCCCGGAAAAAGCAGGGATTTATCTCGAAAGCACCCGTGGGACCATGATAAGCAACAACAGGCTTTCGGACAACCGCCTCGGGATCTTCCTCAGTGACTCGAACACCAACATGCTGAACGTTAACGAAATTTCGGGAAACGATGTTGGAATCTATCTTCAGGCTTCACGGGATAACTGGGTCATTAACAACAAGGCAAAGGAAAACGTCCGGAAAGGAATCTTTTTGCAGGCATCCGATGAAAACCGGCTTACAGGAAACATTCTGCTTTTAAATGATGAATTTGGCCTCGTGCTCACGGACAGCAGCAAGAACCTCATCTACAACAATTTCTTCCAGAACGCTGCAAACGTAGGCTACGACGGAATAAACCTTGAAAACGTCTGGAACACAGAAAAGAAACGGGGGACCAGTATCGCAGGCGGTCCCTACACAGGTGGTAACTACTGGACAGATGCCGAAAGCACGGCTCTCTGCATCGGAGAAGACAAAAACGATGACGGTCTCTGCGATGTCTCATATGACCTTGGAGAAGGCAACATCGACCATATGCCCCTCATCCTCAGCAGTACCCGGGTCCAGGCTTCCCCTTACATCCTTACTCTCCCGCTTCTCGTATTTGGCATATTCAGTCTCTGGCTTGTTGTATTCGTAACCAAAAAAGTAATGGGCTGGGGAGAAACCCTCGACCACGATTTCGATGACGACGATGAATGA
- a CDS encoding sarcinarray family MAST domain-containing protein has translation MKLKIVIVGIILLILTNVASASSQYGSIDVYFNDNFLPGKEVAKPTLKIGEPVKVKIDLTLNQKSILFIKVCSLRVGTPYEVIEGPSEFDKKLYFESMDPGTYTFEWTLKPTGEWESGTMPVNIWYQIHNFGEDEPLVQGEFTVAYPYISNEYYEGETPSQTTAETGTSPESAPAFTTFGALLAVALAASRR, from the coding sequence ATGAAATTAAAGATTGTTATTGTTGGAATTATACTTCTTATATTAACAAACGTTGCTTCAGCGAGTTCCCAATATGGTTCCATAGATGTATACTTCAATGACAATTTTTTACCGGGTAAAGAAGTAGCTAAACCTACATTAAAAATCGGAGAGCCCGTTAAGGTAAAAATAGATTTGACATTGAATCAAAAATCAATATTATTTATAAAAGTTTGCAGTCTGAGGGTAGGCACTCCTTATGAAGTAATAGAGGGGCCTTCTGAGTTCGATAAGAAGCTATATTTTGAATCCATGGATCCAGGAACGTACACTTTTGAATGGACGCTAAAGCCTACGGGGGAATGGGAAAGTGGAACTATGCCTGTAAATATTTGGTATCAAATACATAATTTTGGTGAAGATGAACCTCTGGTACAGGGAGAATTCACAGTCGCCTATCCTTACATTTCTAACGAATACTACGAAGGCGAAACCCCATCCCAAACTACAGCAGAAACCGGAACCTCCCCGGAATCAGCTCCGGCCTTCACGACCTTTGGTGCCCTCCTGGCAGTAGCTTTAGCGGCATCCCGCCGCTGA